Genomic DNA from Nicotiana tabacum cultivar K326 chromosome 21, ASM71507v2, whole genome shotgun sequence:
CTTGCATACCAACTGTAGACAACTGAtaaatacactttaatacaactgaactgaactgaatAATATAGATTAATACAGTAAGCTAAACAGAATAATACAACTAAATACAACTGCTTAATACTGCAAGATAAAGCTGATCTTATGCAGCTGAATACAATTCAAAAATTGGCATTAACAAAAATCATTCAGCATACATAAAGTTTCAGAAATTGTAACTAACATGTGCGTTAACTAAAACCTGTTCAAGCAAACTTAACCAAATTTCAGCATGTAAGTAAATAGCATCTACGACCAAAACCACTACAATCAGTATCATTGTTCAAgctaaactcaaaaaaaaaactaaagctATTCTAAAACTATCTGCATCTTTGCCTCCGACTCAGAGATTTACCTTTCAATCTTTGAAGGTGCTTCACTCTCGTTTATTGCATCAGCATCTATCTTGCGCATAGCATAGTCCCATAACAGAGCACCATATCTTTGACGGAGAAGAGTGGCATCAAATGGTGTTTTTTGTGTAATCTCTCCAATAGTGCTCAGAAACTCCGTGAAGGCTGCAACATGCACTCCACAATCCCTAAACAATAATTGATTGAAAtagaatataaaataattaatccaTATACAGTGTATAAAACATATAAGAATGATGATTGGATACTTACATGCTGCCCGCTTTCTGTTGAGGCAGATTTGGAACGAAGATAACTTCAAAAGGTTCGTTATGATCCTTGTTTGTGTATGCGAGATAAGCATACCAGTCAATGCCTTGACTATCTCTGTAAAAGTCACTAATTGACAGATACAGAGGTAGTAGCTTAGCTAGCTTTACAATCTCAGAGACTACGTATGCATCATGACCGGAAGACGTGTACGAGTCGTACACTTTGATACATCTATCTTTGAAAGTCACAACAACCAACACCCAATGAAGTTTTTCCTTCAAGTTCACTGGTATCAAGACATTATCCACTGTATGCCAGGGTACATTAGCATGTAATCTGTAGCCCCTAATATACTCACATACAACGTCTTCTTGTTTTGCTACATTAGCATTACTATCTGTATCTTCATACCTGTCATATATTTCATCTATTCTTGTCTTGAATATACAATCAACAGTAGTAAACGTGAAGTCCCTATGCTGATTGTACTTGCCCATCTTTCGCAAATAGTAGAATATGACATCCATATGCTATAAACAAAAGAGGTTGGTAGATAGTGTGAGTTTATTTGCTTGAACTAAGAAATAATATATATGAATACCTCAATACAGATGCTAAAAAAAGTTAAATACAAATGAATACAGAAAATAGAGGAATACACTGTAATACAGGTGAATACAACTGTATTCAGCTTATGGACTACAGTTGAATTCAACTGACATTGAATGAATACAACTAATTCAATTCCTTAATATAGGTGAATACAACATGTAGAATAAAGTTGAATATAGGTTAATAACACAGTTCAATTTAACTGACTTTGGTGGAATACACtgtaatacagttgaatacagatCTGGACAGCTGGTTGAAACAGTTGAATTTAACTGCCATTGGATGAATACAGGTAATTCAATTGTtcaatacagttgaatacaacagTTTCAATAAAGTTAACTATAGGTTAATAATACAGTTCAATTCAATTGACTATAGCTGAATACATAGGAAATCAGAGAAAAATACAGCTGAATAATACAACTAAATACAAGTTAATAAAACAGCATGTTATTATTTAAAGATAAGATTATCATTTTTGGGAAAGACTCACATTGTCATCCCATAACTTCCCGTAAATGGATAGAAGGTAAAACCAGTTTTTGGAATCAACTTGATCAACTCCAAAATCCAATGGAATGTGAAGTATAGACTTGTTTTTCTTGTAATGGTCGTCGAGATTACCTCTACAAGTATGATATAAAACTCATTATGTACATAccttaaaaaaatgaaaacataataCAATGAACGGGGGAAAACTCACTTCTGATCATGTCTTGCTAGAAGACCTTCACGAACCCACTTGTCATATTCTTGAATGAGTAACATAGGATGTGGACCCGTTATTGGATCTTCCTCAAACGGGTGTCTTTTTTCAAAGATGGGTGTCAACTTTACAGAGGAACATGCTGTAAATTGAATTTGTGTTTATGGACTACTATAAATGATTCAATCACGATGAATGCTGAATATTACGTTTGTAAAATCTCTTACCTCCTGAGTCGAAGTTAGACTGATAAGGCGAAGAGTTCCATCTACTTGGTCGCCTATTTCGTTGAAGTTGCACTGGTGTGGCTTCATCTTTTTTTGCACTTGCGTGAACAACTATTCTAGTTTCTGGAATTTGACTGGGTAGAAACTTGTCGTCCAATTCAAATTGAGAAACATAGAATTCTTTAGATACATCCTCTTGGTTTGTGGTAGATGGTATGATGGACGGTACCTCTGAAATAGTTTTCTGGTAGTTGTATGTATCATTGTTAGCATGgtaacttaatgttagaaaaaagATTAAATACATATAAGTAGCTAGTATACATTACAGAAAATGCAGATTAACCAAGCAGAATACATGTAAATACagttgaaataaaaataaatacggCAGTTTAAAGTGATATTACAGATTAAGTGTAACACAGTTATgaatacatttaaaaaaatatgctCAATATGTTAAGATTTAAAAGTCAGAATACATATATATAGAGCTGAATAACAGTTAAATACATCAGTAAAATGGCTAGATTAAAACATATATGAATACAGCTAAATACATATGTTCAATATGATAACTGCTTTTATACCTCATTATTATCTCCGACATCTGTGTCAATGCCACCATCATGTCTCACTATGGGTTCAGTTTGCTGATTTTGTTGAAGTTGGTCTGAAAGCATCTTGAAGTTATCATTGATCAATGTCCTTAGAGACTTGAACTCTCCAACAACCTTAACAGTACAAAATAGttagaaaaatactaaaacacatAGCTATCAAACTTTATTGATTAATCGGTGGGTAAATACTCATGTATTCTTTGAATGATTTTAGGTCTTTCCTCAAAGAAGATACTTCCTCATTTTGGCCTTCTGGGAGCTGATGGTCATGCACAAGTTTATGTCCAATGTCAGAAACACAAACAGGAGGGACTTTGGGCTGATATTCTGATTCTTTTGTAGAAATCTTGGGTTGTTCCTTGACCTTCTTATGTGGCGGTGATGAAGATGGACCAACACTTTCAACATGTTTCTTCTTAGATTGAAGATTGGGTGTAGGAGAAAAGTCATCTATATCCTGTCCCGATTTGTCTGAATGCGCAGGAGTAGGTATTTTCTCAATATCGGCGCACACTTGAGGAATCTGAAAAACAGCAAGCTCTATATCTAGAGGAGTGATGTCCTTGAACACAATCTGTGAACAAAAATAAGTTATGACTTACAAAAAACATATTAATGCATAACTGTATAATGCTATATTCAGGTGTATTTAACTCTGTTGTATTTAGAATGTATTAAAATGTATTAATATGTATGCAAGTATTCATGTATATAAGCTTATGAATCCAATGAATACAACAGTAGGCTTCCCCTCTAACTGAATGCAAATGTATGCAAATTATAGATGTATTTGTGTTCAATTATCTTCAGAATATTAATAACATTTGTATATTACCATGTTTCCGGTGTCTTTGAACATGCCGTTCATCAGATAAGAAAATGTTGGCTGATTTCCGGTGGTTCTCCAATTGAGTATTCTGGGGACCACGTCACAGACTCGGACTGCAATTTTGGAATCAACATAAGAACAACACTCATAAAACCACACATGCATAGCTAGGGGCATCCCAGCTATCCTGTAATACTTCTTCAAAGCATCCATCTTCTTGCTAATCGAGTTTATCAACAGCTCAAATGCTTTAATACCCCAATGATATTCAGAATAGCGCCCACTCTCTACTAAGTCAAAATCTAGCCTCGGTATAGTTGCACTATTCTTCTCAGATGAAAATATAAAGGTGTGGATGAAATACAACAAAGATATCTTCAAAGCATCCTCATCATTATCGGGGCCCCATGCCTTGTCATTGAAGCATTGTCTCAAGTGTTTCTTCTTTACAATATTAGCACTTCCAAAATAAGTCGTAATAAGCCAGTTAGGAGGAGTTTCACTAAACTCAAAATCTTCATCTTTACCTACACATTTGAGGCCAGTCACAAGCGCAAACACCCTTAATGTGAAATGTAATTCAGTACCATTGACGTATACTGCAAATACATTGTTTGGAGTGCCGTTTAACTGTCGAGCCATGAAGCATCTGAAGAGTTGATGTTGAACATCAAATCGCTTCATTTGAAGAAATGAGCCAAAGCATGTATTGCCGAATTGTTGGAACTGATCGGGAGTAAGCTTATCTTTTAGCTAGGATACTATATCAGTGTTAGTGTAACTACTAATATGGGGTGCTAATTTTGGCTGGTGTTTCACAAACAAATCAATTCCCTGCAATGAACATTGAAAGATACATGTTAATACAGATGAATACATTGCAAAAATACATATTAAGATTTTTTGGAATACATGTAAGACATGATACAGTGACAAAGCCAAATGCATGTTAGACAACTACAAACACTTATAGAAGACTAGATACAGTGACAAGGCTAAATATATGCTAACATACTTTGTAACATACAGATATAAtacaaaatacaactgaatacataTGAATGCATATGAATACATTTGAGGTCAAACTGGACAATTGAATTATCGCAAATATACATTAGCAAACGCTAAATacacatgaatacatatgaatacaggTAAGATTACATTAAAAATGAACTGTTGGAAACAAccaaatacatatgaatacataaacATACTGTAGAAAAAACGGAATACACTATACAAAAAGGTACAAAAATACAAGAAGATAGATATGAATACAACAGAATACATGTAACAAATACCAATTACCTTTTGGTTTCT
This window encodes:
- the LOC107822312 gene encoding uncharacterized protein LOC107822312, with protein sequence MARQLNGTPNNVFAVYVNGTELHFTLRVFALVTGLKCVGKDEDFEFSETPPNWLITTYFGSANIVKKKHLRQCFNDKAWGPDNDEDALKISLLYFIHTFIFSSEKNSATIPRLDFDLVESGRYSEYHWGIKAFELLINSISKKMDALKKYYRIAGMPLAMHVWFYECCSYVDSKIAVRVCDVVPRILNWRTTGNQPTFSYLMNGMFKDTGNMIVFKDITPLDIELAVFQIPQVCADIEKIPTPAHSDKSGQDIDDFSPTPNLQSKKKHVESVGPSSSPPHKKVKEQPKISTKESEYQPKVPPVCVSDIGHKLVHDHQLPEGQNEEVVGEFKSLRTLINDNFKMLSDQLQQNQQTEPIVRHDGGIDTDVGDNNEKTISEVPSIIPSTTNQEDVSKEFYVSQFELDDKFLPSQIPETRIVVHASAKKDEATPVQLQRNRRPSRWNSSPYQSNFDSGACSSVKLTPIFEKRHPFEEDPITGPHPMLLIQEYDKWVREGLLARHDQKGNLDDHYKKNKSILHIPLDFGVDQVDSKNWFYLLSIYGKLWDDNHMDVIFYYLRKMGKYNQHRDFTFTTVDCIFKTRIDEIYDRYEDTDSNANVAKQEDVVCEYIRGYRLHANVPWHTVDNVLIPVNLKEKLHWVLVVVTFKDRCIKVYDSYTSSGHDAYVVSEIVKLAKLLPLYLSISDFYRDSQGIDWYAYLAYTNKDHNEPFEVIFVPNLPQQKAGSMDCGVHVAAFTEFLSTIGEITQKTPFDATLLRQRYGALLWDYAMRKIDADAINESEAPSKIERF